GTGGGTGGCACCTTTACCAGCCGAGCCAACTCGCGCTCGACTTCTTTACGGACATGATCAGGAAGATCCGCGTCCTGGATCTTCTTTTTGAGATCCGGGATCTCGTTTTCCTCCCCTTCACCCTCGCCGAGCTCCTGTTGGATCGCTTTTAATTGTTCACGGAGGATATACTCTCGCTGGGTCTTGCTCATCTTGGCTTGAGCTTCACTGGTGATCTTGTCCCGCAGCTGTAGAATCTGGATTTCTTTCGAGAGGGCTCCGTACAGCGATCGCAGCAGCTCAATCGTCGAGGAAGTTTCGAGCAGTTTTTGTTCGTCCTGTACGGTGAGATTGAGGAGCGACGCCACGCGGTAAGCCAAGGTGACTGGGTTATCCTCGTTACTAAAGGCTGCCGCCGCTTCCTGGATACCGGGAGCCTGTATCAATCGTGGAAGGTCTGTGACTAAATCCTGAATAGCCCGGTGGAGGGCCTGAACTTCGGTGCCCTCGTCAGTTGGGTGATCCAGTCGCCGGACTTGGACGAGAAGAAATGGCTCAGTCTGTTCGACCTTGAGCAAGGCGACCCGTTCGAGTCCCTGGACGAGCGCTTGGATCGTCCCCTCATCTGACCGTCCGATCTGCTTCACAACGGCTTTGGTACCGATCGTGTATAGGCCTTCGAGCCCAGGTTCTTCTGTCAGGGGGTCGCGTTGTGTGACTACCAGAATCGTCTTCTCTTCTGATTTAGTGGCTGCCTCAACTGCTGCTATCGACCGTTCTCGCCCGACCGTTAAGGGCATCATGATTCCTGGAAACAGGACGGTGCGTTTAATCGGGACGACTGGGAGTTTGACGGCGATGGCCTCGTTATTCATATGGAAGCATCCCTTCGCTCGGTTGGTGAATACACCGGACACCTACAGATAGTTAAACAGATAGTTTCCGACGAGTACAAGTCAAGGGCAGGCATGAAGAGGTAGCTGCGTGGAAATAGTTTGATGTTTTTGGTGTATATTGTTGCGCAGCAGAGAAATTCCAGATAAATGCTGGTAAGGGTCGACATTGCGAGTGCCCTCGATTTAGAAACCAGGAGGATATGAAGACATGGGTAGCAGTGCCAACGCTCGGTTCGAAGCGATTCGGGAAATAAGCAAGCGCGCGCCGCGCAAGTTTGATCCCCCACGCGATGAGCAGGGAAAGCTTCTGCGGGTTTCGGAATTCTACGGGGTCAACACCTTTGATCTTCACAAGATGAAGGAGCAGCTTCCCAAAGAAGTCTTTACGAAACTGGTGCAGACGATCGATCTGGGAAAGAAGCTAGATCGGGACATCGCTGACACCGTGGCCCACGCGATCAAGGAATGGGCGCTCACTCGCAACGTGACGCATTTTTGCCACTGGTTTCAGCCGCAAACGGGAGCCACTGCCGAGAAACATGATGCCTTTCTGAGCTTCGACGATCATAACCGACCGATCGAAGCCTTTTCCGGCTCCCAGCTGATCCAAAGTGAGCCGGACGCGTCGAGTTTTCCATCGGGTGGTATGCGCACGACATTTGAAGCGCGCGGATATACCGCGTGGGATCCTTCGAGTCCTGTGTTCATCATGGAGCACACGAACGGAAGGACGCTCTGCATCCCTTCCGTCTTTATCAGCTACCACGGCGATGCGCTTGATGAAAAGACCGCGCTCCTACGAAGTAGTGACGTCCTTTCACACAAGGCATGCGAGCTGCTTTGGCTAATCGGTGACAGGGGAGTCAAGCGCGTGGTTCCTACCCTTGGCGTTGAGCAGGAGTATTTTCTCATCGACCGCGCCTTTTTTAACCTGCGACCGGACCTGGTGATGACCGGACGGACACTGATCGGAGGCCAGCCCCCGAAAGGGCAGCAGCTCGAAGACCACTATTTTGGGAGCATCCCAGTCCGGGCGCAGGCTTTTATGGCGGAAATGGAATACGAGCTGTATAAAACAGGTGTGCCAGTGAAGACCCGTCATAACGAAGTGGCACCCTCGCAGTTTGAATCAGCGCCGATTTTTGAAGAAGCCAATATTGCCACGGACCACAATCAATTAGTCATGGAAGTCTTACGCAAGGTCGCCCTCCGTCATAATTTCTCGGTTCTCCTGCACGAGAAGCCCTTTGAGGGAATCAACGGAAGTGGAAAACATAACAATTGGTCGATGTCGATCACAGGTAGCGGCCCGGAACAGGATGGGGATAACCTTCTTGATCCGGGGAAAACCCCTCATCAGAACCTTCGGTTTCTCCTCGTCCTGGCTGGAGTCATGAAGGGCGTCTATGCCCATGCCGGGTTATTGCGTGCGTCGATCGCCTCGGCGGGAAACGATCATCGGTTGGGTGCCAATGAGGCCCCTCCGGCAATCATCTCGATCTTCCTCGGAGACATGCTTAATCGTATCCTCGATGAAATCGAACAGGGGACAACGCAAGAACAAAACCCGGAAGCAACCGTGCTGAAGCTTGGGGTGAGCAAGCTCCCCGAAGTCATGAAGGATAATGCCGACCGCAATCGAACGTCACCCTTTGCATTTACAGGGAATAAATTTGAGTTTCGTGCGGTTGGTTCATCAGCTTCGACCGCGTTTCCCGTGACAATCCTGAATGCGGCGGTGGCTGACGGTTTTACAGAGATCATCGAATCTCTCAAGGCGAGGTTGCGAACTTCGAGCACGATCGAGTCCGCAGTGCTTGAGGTGGTGAAGGAAGCCATTCAAGAGACTCATCCCATTCGATTCGAGGGGAATAATTATAGCAAAGACTGGGTAAACGAGGCTGAACGGCGCGGAATCCCAAATCTGCGGAAAACCCCGGAAGCATTGGCAGAATTGACCAAGCCCAAGTCCAAAGCCATGCTTGCCAAGATGGGGATTTTCACCGAGGCTGAATTGGTATCTCGTTTTCATGTCAGGACTGAGCGGTACGTCAAAAATTTGCTCATCGAAATCGATACCCTGTGCTCGATGGTGGAAACGCAGATTCTTCCTGCTGCATACGCCTATCACGGCATGCTGGCTGCTGCCGTGTTGAGCTGCAAGTCCCTTGTGACCACGGCGCCGCAGGCTGATGTATTGACCCGCCTTGGAGGGCTCATCATCTCTCTTCAGACGAAACGAATGGCGCTCGAGGCCTCGTTGCATAAAGTCGAAGCATTGAGCAGCGAAGAAGAGAAGGCGCTGCTCCTTGCTCACGAAGTCACGTTGGCCATGTCCGATGTCCGCCAAGTCTGTGACGAACTCGAATCCATCGTGGCGGACGATTACTGGCCGCTTCCGAAGTATCGGGAGATGTTGTTTCTGTCTTAGGCAATCAGAGGAAGGCGATTCCGTCTGTGGATGGAGAATCCTACCGATTGATGGCGCCAGTCTACCGATTGGCGGTAGGCCTTGATAAGGTGATTGCGGTGACCTTTACACCCATGTCACAAATGCGCTATGAATGAGCACACCCTTTTATGGTGATAGATACTCGTGCAATGCGTCTTTCAGCTGCCTGCCTCAATTCTTAATCCCGACTGCACCACCTCATTGCAGGTTTTCGGTATCGTGCTGGTCGCCGCCTTTTTTTTCGTGAAGCGGCTTTCCCGCAAGGACAAGGACAAGTGACCAGATCCGGACCGCCTCACTCGAAGCCTATCTATATCATCCCTCCCAAAGGGCGACGGGGACGTGCTCTCGACGATTCGACGGAGCAGTTCGTCGAAACTACCCGCATGGGGAACGGCAACTAGCCGCTGCTCCGCTCGGCCCCTAACCTATGGTCTGGGTTGGCGGACTGAAGCGTCGTCTGGCACCCCCTTGGACAATGAGGAATTCATAGAGCCGGCATTCCAAGGCGCCGTTGAAGAGGGGAATGCGTTTGGAAGGGGCAAGGCCGATCAGCTTCGGCATGCGGGCATCACCTGTCAGAACATAGGCGCGCCATCCGGTGAACCGTTGCTTCAACCAGTCGCCGAGTTTGGGGTAGAAGGACTCCAACTCATCCGGTTGGCTGAGACGCACCCCATAGGGAGGGTTGATGACCATCACACCCCCGTCGGCTGGGGCTTCGAGATCGAGTATGTCGCTTTGCTTCAGACGGATATCGATTCCCACACCGGCTCCCTGAAACGTCCGTTGCGCGATCTTCACCATGGCGGGATCATGGTCTGAGGCATAGATGGCTGCTGGCACTGCGCCCAATTGTTTGGCGCGAGCCGCTTCACGTAGCTGCCCCCAGCGTTTCTCCTCATGAACCAGCAGCCGTTCGAAGGCAAAGCTCCGGGAGATGCCCGGCGGGATCTGGCGGGCTATCAAGGCTGCTTCGAGTGGGATGGTGCCGCCTCCGCACATGGGATCGAGCAGGACTTCTTTGGCGGTCCAGCGGGTGAGCCGAAGAATTCCTGCTGCCAGATTTTCCCTCAGCGGTGCTTCGATGGAGACCATCCTATGGCCACGTTTGAAAAGGGGTTCGCCGGAGGTATCGAGATAGAACGTGACGGTACTCTGGTCAAGATAGGCATCGACCTTGATGTTCGGTCGCTCTGTATTAACGCTGGGTCTTTTGTGGCGCGATGCGACGAACTTATCGCAGACTGCGTCTTTGATCCGGAGGGTGAGAAAGTCCAGGCTGGGGAGGGGGCAGCGGCGTGCGCTCACCTTGACCTTAATCGTCTGTGAAGGAGCAAACCACTCGGGCCAGGCGAGCGCATAGGCCGCTCGGTAGACATCGTCTTCCGAACGGTAGGGGCTCTGTCCGACTTCCCACAGCACTCGGCTCGCGATGTGAGACTTCAAATTCACCCAGTACATGGTCGACCAGGGGGCGGTGAAGCCGACGCCACCTTCTGTCTTGGTCGTCGTCGGCACACCAAGACCATGGAGCTCTGCTTCAAGCATAGTTTCCAGACCGCGCGGACAGGGTGCAAAGAACCGTAGTTTTGTGCTATCCATGGTTATAAAAGGGCGAGACGAGCGCGACTCGCGAGGCAGGCGCGACAGGCTTTACTCGTTCCACGAAATACGTCGTTTTTATGAACTACTGCAGCGCTTGCGGTGCTCCGGTTACGAAGAAGGTTCCCGAAGGGGACAACTTGCCCCGGTTCGTCTGCGACACCTGCCAGGCTATTCATTACCACAATCCCAAGATTGTCGCAGGCTGTATTCCGGAGTGGAATGGTGACATTCTCCTTTGCCGCCGCGCGATCGATCCCAAATTGGGTCTCTGGACCTTCCCTGCCGGCTTCATGGAAATCGGCGAGAGCATTGATCAAGCGGCAGCGCGTGAAACCTTGGAGGAAGCGCGGGCTCAGGTTGAGCGTATCTCCCTCTTTGCAGTCCTGAGCCTTCCACACATTGGCCAGGCCTATCTGGTATTTCGAGGGCCGATGAGTTCTCCGGATTTCGGAGCTGGTGAGGAAAGCCTCGAAGTGCAGCTCTTCTCTCTCAATACCATTCCCTGGGACCAGATCGCGTTCCCTGTGGTCAAGGATGTCTTGCGTCGCTATGTCGAGGATGTGACGCGGGGCAAGTTCCAGGTGCATGTGGCGAGCCTGCAGGACCGACTCTGCTAGTTGAGCGCAGGATGCTGAAAGGCTATGGCAACCTGTGAGACGAGCGGGAAAGGCGCGACTGACCAGGTCAAGAGATTCCATGTTATTCTTGTCGCGCCTGTCTCGCTCGTCCCGCCTTTCGCGCGTATTCTGTCAGTTGAGGGTTGGAATTGTGAGAAGAGGCAGGCTGTTGCCTTCGCCACCATGGAGAAAGCGGAACCCATCAGATTCAGAGTAGTCGACTGTGACCCCTTCCATCCGCGGCGTACTCAGCCGATCCACCGTAATCGTGAGGCCATCGACTTCCTGAACCAGGTCGTCAGGTTGGGCGGCTGCTTCTAACGTAATACTGAAGCTGAGGCGTGAATGATCTACGTCCCGCACGGAAATCCGGACGACCGGATCCTCAGGGTGGTTGACTTGAATCGCTTTCAGCTTTGCAATGGCTGCAACGGTGACTGAAATCATGAACGGAGCTCTCTCTGGCGAATGAAGCCGTGAATATCGACCAGATGATCGTTTCGGTCAATGGAATAAAAAATCCGCCAGTCTTCGACCGCATATTTAGAAAGGCCCGGAAGATCCGGTGCAATCGGTTCGTGGCGTAAGTTATCTATGTTGGAGGCGATCCATTTGGTCTTGTCCAGAAGCCGCTGTGCCAGAGAAAGCTCAAGGTGTCCAAGATCCTTGAGGACGGTCGGGCGGTAGGCAAGCCGGTACCAGGCCATGTCGTCCTTACCAGCGGAGGCCGAGTTGATTCGCTATGTCTTCGCCGGATAATCTTTCCCTACTGGAGAGCGCCTCTTTCAATCGAGCGCGCAGGCCATCGCCAAGTTGCAGTCCAAGGTCGGGATCGCCCAGGAGTTCGCGCAGGCGATCGTCGACAATCCCATGTACGAGCGCTTTCAGTTGTTCCTGGGAAAGTCGGGAGAGATCCATACAGTGGAGGATACGGAGACTGGTGCCCAAATGCAACCCGAAGACTATTGAGAAAATCCGCCAGCTTTCTGGAAGATTGCTCAACCTTAACCTCAACCTTAGCCTGCCTCGCCTATTGCGGGCCGGTCTTCGGTTGGAGCTGTTGGATAATCCGGTCTAGCCGGTCTTGATGCGGGGGAGCTACTGTCAGAAACTCAAGGCCAATGCCGGAAGCTCCGGACCAGCGGACTGCGGCGTTAGAAATCAAGATAGGGGTGGCTTCTCCTGGGACATGTAACTGCACGGTCAGCTGCATGCCGGTAAATGGGTGGATCATACTGTCTACGTTGCACCCCTTGACAGAAAGGTTTCGAATGGATCCCGAATGGCGGAACTGGTCCTTGTGCACCAAGGTGCTGGAGAGCGACACTGAGAATCGTGGATACTTTCTGGTGACCATGGCCGTACTGTGTCGGGTCCCTATGAGGCGATGTTGACTTGAGTTCCCAGGAATTGCTCCAGGCGCGCCCGCTCCAGCTCCTGCATCTCAAGAAATTCTATCCCAAACTCTAGCTCCATGATCCACCGGACTGTGGCGGCTCGAATGACAATGGGATCAGTCCGGTCCGGAACCTTGAGCTGCACTGAGAGCAGGGCGCCCTTGTCTACGGCAAGGGCGCTGACGATTTTACAACCACCAATCCCGAGGTTGTAGACGATACCTATCCCAGTATGATCGCCTCCGAATATCGCAGGAAATTCCACCTGATAGCGAGCATGCTTCCTCGGTTTAGTCATGGAGGCGCCTCAAAAGGCTCTGGATCTACATAGGCTTTGCTGCTGGCTCCTGCTGATACAACCTCTGTCTCAGGAAAGACTAATCGGTGAGGGGGAGGTTGTCAAAGAAATAGAGACCTTTGGAAGTGTCTTGTGCCCAGACGTCAATCATGGCATTTGATTTTCGCTCGATGCACTTTTAGAATACCACCATTGGATTCACGTCGAATGCCCACCCTTTCAGGCTCCCGAACAGCCTCTCAGAGGAAGAAGAACAACCGGACGAAGTCCCATGGACTCGACCCCTCACAGAAGCGCCGTTTTCAGACCAGGCTGCTCAAGTGGTACAAGAAATATGGACGCGATCTGCCTTGGCGAAATACATCCGACCCCTATCACATTCTGGTCTCTGAAGTAATGTTGCAACAGACTCAGGTCGATCGGGTGATTCCGAAGTACCATGAGT
This portion of the Nitrospirota bacterium genome encodes:
- a CDS encoding glutamine synthetase III produces the protein MGSSANARFEAIREISKRAPRKFDPPRDEQGKLLRVSEFYGVNTFDLHKMKEQLPKEVFTKLVQTIDLGKKLDRDIADTVAHAIKEWALTRNVTHFCHWFQPQTGATAEKHDAFLSFDDHNRPIEAFSGSQLIQSEPDASSFPSGGMRTTFEARGYTAWDPSSPVFIMEHTNGRTLCIPSVFISYHGDALDEKTALLRSSDVLSHKACELLWLIGDRGVKRVVPTLGVEQEYFLIDRAFFNLRPDLVMTGRTLIGGQPPKGQQLEDHYFGSIPVRAQAFMAEMEYELYKTGVPVKTRHNEVAPSQFESAPIFEEANIATDHNQLVMEVLRKVALRHNFSVLLHEKPFEGINGSGKHNNWSMSITGSGPEQDGDNLLDPGKTPHQNLRFLLVLAGVMKGVYAHAGLLRASIASAGNDHRLGANEAPPAIISIFLGDMLNRILDEIEQGTTQEQNPEATVLKLGVSKLPEVMKDNADRNRTSPFAFTGNKFEFRAVGSSASTAFPVTILNAAVADGFTEIIESLKARLRTSSTIESAVLEVVKEAIQETHPIRFEGNNYSKDWVNEAERRGIPNLRKTPEALAELTKPKSKAMLAKMGIFTEAELVSRFHVRTERYVKNLLIEIDTLCSMVETQILPAAYAYHGMLAAAVLSCKSLVTTAPQADVLTRLGGLIISLQTKRMALEASLHKVEALSSEEEKALLLAHEVTLAMSDVRQVCDELESIVADDYWPLPKYREMLFLS
- a CDS encoding class I SAM-dependent RNA methyltransferase, which translates into the protein MDSTKLRFFAPCPRGLETMLEAELHGLGVPTTTKTEGGVGFTAPWSTMYWVNLKSHIASRVLWEVGQSPYRSEDDVYRAAYALAWPEWFAPSQTIKVKVSARRCPLPSLDFLTLRIKDAVCDKFVASRHKRPSVNTERPNIKVDAYLDQSTVTFYLDTSGEPLFKRGHRMVSIEAPLRENLAAGILRLTRWTAKEVLLDPMCGGGTIPLEAALIARQIPPGISRSFAFERLLVHEEKRWGQLREAARAKQLGAVPAAIYASDHDPAMVKIAQRTFQGAGVGIDIRLKQSDILDLEAPADGGVMVINPPYGVRLSQPDELESFYPKLGDWLKQRFTGWRAYVLTGDARMPKLIGLAPSKRIPLFNGALECRLYEFLIVQGGARRRFSPPTQTIG
- a CDS encoding NUDIX hydrolase, with product MNYCSACGAPVTKKVPEGDNLPRFVCDTCQAIHYHNPKIVAGCIPEWNGDILLCRRAIDPKLGLWTFPAGFMEIGESIDQAAARETLEEARAQVERISLFAVLSLPHIGQAYLVFRGPMSSPDFGAGEESLEVQLFSLNTIPWDQIAFPVVKDVLRRYVEDVTRGKFQVHVASLQDRLC
- a CDS encoding type II toxin-antitoxin system RelE/ParE family toxin translates to MAWYRLAYRPTVLKDLGHLELSLAQRLLDKTKWIASNIDNLRHEPIAPDLPGLSKYAVEDWRIFYSIDRNDHLVDIHGFIRQRELRS
- a CDS encoding PilZ domain-containing protein, whose product is MVTRKYPRFSVSLSSTLVHKDQFRHSGSIRNLSVKGCNVDSMIHPFTGMQLTVQLHVPGEATPILISNAAVRWSGASGIGLEFLTVAPPHQDRLDRIIQQLQPKTGPQ
- a CDS encoding PilZ domain-containing protein gives rise to the protein MTKPRKHARYQVEFPAIFGGDHTGIGIVYNLGIGGCKIVSALAVDKGALLSVQLKVPDRTDPIVIRAATVRWIMELEFGIEFLEMQELERARLEQFLGTQVNIAS